In Pseudoliparis swirei isolate HS2019 ecotype Mariana Trench chromosome 2, NWPU_hadal_v1, whole genome shotgun sequence, the following are encoded in one genomic region:
- the LOC130208214 gene encoding claudin-14-like produces the protein MASTAVQLLGFFLGLLGFVGTVVATLLPHWRSTAYVGSNIITATAYMKGLWMECVWQSTGIYQCELYRSQLALPRDLQAARALMVLSCVTSVLAFLASVMGMKCTRFTRDSTIKSPLVLSGGICFLCAGLLCLITVSWTTNNIIMDFYDPFLPSGMKYEMGLAVYLGYASACVSLIGGLVLCWSSSSDRPRRPPLHVRRNPPLSPPPAFHHIYPAAPPYKPPEALKDNRAPSLCSLSSSGYRLNNYV, from the exons ATGGCCAGCACGGCGGTTCAACTCCTTGGCTTCTTCTTGGGGCTGTTGGGGTTTGTAGGAACTGTTGTTGCAACTCTGCTCCCCCACTGGCGCAGCACAGCCTatgtgggctccaacatcatCACAGCCACCGCCTATATGAAAGGCCTGTGGATGGAGTGTGTATGGCAGAGCACTGGCATTTACCAGTGTGAGCTGTACAGATCTCAACTGGCACTGCCACGCGACCTGCAG gCTGCCCGGGCGCTCATGGTGCTCTCCTGCGTCACCTCAGTCCTGGCATTTCTGGCTTCAGTCATGGGGATGAAGTGTACCCGCTTCACCCGTGACTCCACAATCAAGTCTCCGCTGGTGCTAAGTGGGGGGATATGTTTTCTCTGTGCTGGCCTGCTTTGCCTGATCACCGTGTCCTGGACAACCAACAATATCATCATGGATTTCTACGACCCCTTCCTTCCCAGTGGGATGAAGTATGAGATGGGCCTGGCCGTGTACCTCGGTTACGCCTCAGCCTGCGTCAGTCTGATCGGAGGACTGGTGCTatgctggagcagcagcagtgacagGCCACGGAGGCCGCCCCTCCACGTGCGGAGGAATCCACCATTATCACCTCCCCCTGCCTTCCACCACATATACCCTGCCGCTCCACCCTACAAGCCCCCCGAGGCCCTGAAGGACAACCGTGCTCCCTCACTTTGCTCCCTTTCCAGCAGTGGCTATAGGCTCAACAACTATGTCTGA
- the LOC130208203 gene encoding high-affinity choline transporter 1-like, with protein MAIHVEGIVAIVIFYVLILSVGIWAAWKNKNSGGDQSERIMVGGRDIGLFVGAFTMTATWVGGGYINGTAEYVYLPDYGLAWAQAPFGYALSLVVGGLFFAKPMRSRGYVTMLDPFQQLYGKRMGGLLFIPALMGEIFWSAAILSALGATLSVIVDININMSVVISAMIAIFYTLVGGLYSVAYTDVVQLFCIFVGLWISVPFALSNPAVSDISVTAKEVIYQSPWLGKIDPEDKWLWADNFCLLMLGGIPWQVYFQRVLSASSATYAQVLSFVAAFGCLVMAIPSVLIGAIGASTDWNQTSYGSLAPKDRDQSDMILPIVLQHLCPSYVSFFGLGAVSAAVMSSADSSILSASSMFARNIYQLAFRQSASDREIVWVMRLTIFVFGGLATAMALLTGSVYGLWYMSSDLVYIIIFPQLLSVLFVKGTNTYGSVAGYIFGLLLRIGGGEPYLKLPPFIYYPGWVTQERIHHVTGDVEHFIQQRFPFKTMSMLASFLANVAFSYLTKYLFESGTFSHKYDFLDAVVSKHSKEIMDKDTLVSSQENIILSELAPVNQVLGASLAGTFINSEALSDDGDSSPEAFHNEH; from the exons ATGGCCATCCACGTCGAGGGTATCGTGGCTATCGTGATCTTCTACGTCCTGATTCTGTCTGTGGGGATCTGGGCTGCGTGGAAGAACAAGAACTCCGGTGGAGACCAGAGCGAGCGCATCATGGTCGGGGGAAGGGACATCGGATTGTTTGTGGGTGCATTCACGATGACCG CCACTTGGGTGGGTGGGGGCTACATAAATGGGACAGCAGAGTATGTCTACCTGCCAGACTATGGCCTTGCTTGGGCACAGGCGCCCTTTGGATACGCTCTCAGCCTGGTAGTCG GTGGCCTTTTCTTTGCCAAGCCCATGCGTTCACGTGGATACGTCACCATGCTGGACCCCTTCCAGCAGCTGTATGGGAAAAGGATGGGCGGCCTGCTCTTCATCCCCGCACTCATGGGGGAAATCTTCTGGTCTGCAGCCATTTTATCTGCCCTGG GTGCCACTCTGAGTGTGATCGTGGACATAAACATCAACATGTCGGTGGTGATCTCAGCCATGATAGCTATCTTTTACACACTTGTTGGAGGACTCTACTCTGTTGCATACACAGATGTGGTCCAGCTCTTCTGTATCTTTGTGGGCTTG TGGATCAGCGTGCCTTTTGCTCTGTCCAATCCTGCCGTGTCGGATATCAGTGTCACAGCCAAAGAAGTGATCTACCAGTCACCCTGGCTGGGCAAGATTGATCCCGAAGACAAATGGCTCTGGGCGGACAACTTCTGTTTGCTG ATGTTGGGGGGGATTCCCTGGCAGGTCTATTTTCAACGGGTTCTTTCTGCCTCTTCAGCTACCTATGCCCAGGTCCTTTCCTTTGTCGCTGCCTTCGGCTGCTTGGTAATGGCCATCCCCTCTGTCCTCATAGGAGCTATAGGGGCCTCCactg ACTGGAACCAGACTTCGTATGGGTCGCTCGCCCCGAAGGATCGGGATCAGTCAGACATGATCCTTCCCATCGTGCTTCAGCACCTCTGCCCGTCTTACGTCTCCTTCTTCGGTCTGGGCGCCGTGTCAGCTGCGGTCATGTCCTCGGCAGACTCATCCATCCTTTCAGCCAGCTCCATGTTTGCGAGGAACATCTATCAGCTCGCTTTTCGGCAGTCG GCTTCAGACAGGGAGATCGTTTGGGTGATGCGCCTCACCATCTTTGTGTTCGGAGGTCTTGCCACTGCGATGGCGTTGTTAACAGGATCCGTGTATGGCCTGTGGTACATGAGCTCCGACTTGGTCTACATCATCATCTTTCCCCAACTCCTCAGTGTGTTATTCGTCAAGGGCACCAATACCTATGGCTCTGTGGCCGGCTATATCTTTGGTCTTTTGCTGCGCATCGGTGGAGGGGAGCCCTACCTCAAACTCCCCCCCTTCATCTACTACCCGGGTTGGGTGACCCAGGAGAGGATCCACCACGTCACCGGGGACGTAGAGCACTTCATCCAGCAGAGGTTTCCGTTCAAGACGATGTCAATGCTGGCATCCTTCTTGGCAAATGTGGCCTTTTCTTACCTGACAAAGTACCTGTTTGAAAGCGGTACTTTCTCACACAAGTATGACTTCCTGGACGCCGTGGTGTCCAAGCATAGCAAGGAGATCATGGACAAAGACACGCTGGTGAGCAGCCAAGAGAACATCATTCTTTCAGAGTTGGCGCCCGTCAATCAGGTCCTGGGTGCGTCACTCGCTGGGACATTCATCAACTCTGAGGCGCTCAGTGATGATGGGGACTCCAGCCCAGAGGCTTTTCACAATGAACACTAG